A genomic segment from Takifugu rubripes chromosome 20, fTakRub1.2, whole genome shotgun sequence encodes:
- the LOC105419140 gene encoding torsin-1A-interacting protein 2-like isoform X38, producing the protein MAAPDTNQHITDFRQEEPHLANTELPLENIDCNVEERSITPNHKDDTDDGEQQLILINGGSANETKGGETSVAQHVDHLEVSGEIMPPEPLCPDVSRCQEESSSSPQSDDRSERTLEHDQQIPEEAAEEPSLSALGDREDDQVDGQRKETLNTDNVTAQEEDEFSLEDDETTKSAQKIPDKDTLRDTGPPTQDTPEPPVPGDLERPEDVSRCQEESSSSPQSDDRSERTLEHDQQIPEAAEEPSLSALGDREDDQVDGQRKETLNTDNVTAQEEDEFSLEDDETTKSAQKIPDKDTLRDTGPPTQDTPEPPVPGDLERPEVSGEIMPPEPLCPDVSRCQEESSSSPQSDDRSERTLEHDQQIPEEAAEEPSLSALGDREDDQVDGQRKETLNTDNVTAQEEDEFSLEDDETTKSAQKIPDKDTLRDTGPPTQDTPEPPVPGDLERPEVSGEIMPPEPLCPDVSRCQEESSSSPQSDDRSERTLEHDQQIPEEAAEEPSLSALGDREDDQVDGQRKETLNTDNVTAQEEDEFSLEDDETTKSAQKIPDKDTLRDTGPPTQDTPEPPVPGDLERPEVSGEIMPPEPLCPDVSRCQEESSSSPQSDDRSERTLEHDQQIPEEAAEEPSLSALGDREDDQVDGQRKETLNTDNVTAQEEDEFSLEDDETTKSAQKIPDKDTLRDTGPPTQDTPEPPVPGDLERPEGSGSYLKYVGVVVVVVVAILGHQLLHAETPHQKEDVQQIDIFLRRMEKLKSQFPNQRPELWTRSKIHLLKHLRTAQPTEPVSLILTAGVKAERTLSCLAHGLASTFNASVLHIDGTSKSHQDSDQVKLDIDSKLQVAFEGDQPVAIIHRFEELPPGSTLIFYRYCDHENAAYKKTFLIFTVLLSEEEEIPVQSRLSAVEEMVDDHLQKKFLTDSHPISFDRMDRDKYGGLWSRISHLILPVAAERRTEHEGCPAT; encoded by the exons ATGGCAGCTCCAGATACCAACCAGCACATAACAG ATTTCAGGCAAGAGGAACCGCACTTGGCAAACACAGAACTTCCCTTAGAAAATATTGATTGCAACGTGGAAGAAAGGAGTATTACTCCGAATCACAAAGACG aCACTGATGATGGAGAACAACAGTTAATTTTGATCAATGGAGGCTCAGCAAATGAGACTAAGGGAGGAGAGACGAGTGTTGCTCAACATGTAGATCACTTGGAAG TCTCAGGGGAAATTATGCCTCCAGAACCCTTGTGTCCAGATGTGAGCAGAtgccaggaggaaagcagcaGCTCACCTCAGAGTGATGACAGGAGTGAGAGAACACTGGAGCACGACCAACAGATCCCAGAGG aagcagcagaggaaccaTCTCTGTCAGCactgggagacagagaggacgaTCAGGTGGATGGACAACGTAAAGAAACCCTAAATACAGACAACGTCACAGCTCAAGAGG AAGATGAATTCAGCCTTGAAGATGATGAGACCACGAAGTCTGCTCAGAAAATCCCAGATAAGGACACACTGAGGGACACGGGTCCACCCACTCAGGACACTCCTGAACCACCAGTACCAGGAGACCTGGAAAGGCCTGAAG ATGTGAGCAGAtgccaggaggaaagcagcaGCTCACCTCAGAGTGATGACAGGAGTGAGAGAACACTGGAGCACGACCAACAGATCCCAGAGG cagcagaggaaccaTCTCTGTCAGCactgggagacagagaggacgaTCAGGTGGATGGACAACGTAAAGAAACCCTAAATACAGACAACGTCACAGCTCAAGAGG AAGATGAATTCAGCCTTGAAGATGATGAGACCACGAAGTCTGCTCAGAAAATCCCAGATAAGGACACACTGAGGGACACGGGTCCACCCACTCAGGACACTCCTGAACCACCAGTACCAGGAGACCTGGAAAGGCCTGAAG TCTCAGGGGAAATTATGCCTCCAGAACCCTTGTGTCCAGATGTGAGCAGAtgccaggaggaaagcagcaGCTCACCTCAGAGTGATGACAGGAGTGAGAGAACACTGGAGCACGACCAACAGATCCCAGAGG aagcagcagaggaaccaTCTCTGTCAGCactgggagacagagaggacgaTCAGGTGGATGGACAACGTAAAGAAACCCTAAATACAGACAACGTCACAGCTCAAGAGG AAGATGAATTCAGCCTTGAAGATGATGAGACCACGAAGTCTGCTCAGAAAATCCCAGATAAGGACACACTGAGGGACACGGGTCCACCCACTCAGGACACTCCTGAACCACCAGTACCAGGAGACCTGGAAAGGCCTGAAG TCTCAGGGGAAATTATGCCTCCAGAACCCTTGTGTCCAGATGTGAGCAGAtgccaggaggaaagcagcaGCTCACCTCAGAGTGATGACAGGAGTGAGAGAACACTGGAGCACGACCAACAGATCCCAGAGG aagcagcagaggaaccaTCTCTGTCAGCactgggagacagagaggacgaTCAGGTGGATGGACAACGTAAAGAAACCCTAAATACAGACAACGTCACAGCTCAAGAGG AAGATGAATTCAGCCTTGAAGATGATGAGACCACGAAGTCTGCTCAGAAAATCCCAGATAAGGACACACTGAGGGACACGGGTCCACCCACTCAGGACACTCCTGAACCACCAGTACCAGGAGACCTGGAAAGGCCTGAAG TCTCAGGGGAAATTATGCCTCCAGAACCCTTGTGTCCAGATGTGAGCAGAtgccaggaggaaagcagcaGCTCACCTCAGAGTGATGACAGGAGTGAGAGAACACTGGAGCACGACCAACAGATCCCAGAGG aagcagcagaggaaccaTCTCTGTCAGCactgggagacagagaggacgaTCAGGTGGATGGACAACGTAAAGAAACCCTAAATACAGACAACGTCACAGCTCAAGAGG AAGATGAATTCAGCCTTGAAGATGATGAGACCACGAAGTCTGCTCAGAAAATCCCAGATAAGGACACACTGAGGGACACGGGTCCACCCACTCAGGACACTCCTGAACCACCAGTACCAGGAGACCTGGAAAGGCCTGAAG GAAGTGGAAGCTACCTAAAATATGTGGGTGTGGTGGTAGTCGTAGTTGTTGCCATCCTGGGGCATCAGCTTCTCCATGCAGAGACGCCCCACCAGAAAGAGGACGTGCAACAGATAGACATTTTCCTTCGAAGGATGGAAAAATTAAAGAGCCAGTTTCCTAACCAGCGTCCTGAGCTGTGGACCAGGAGCAAGATCCATCTGTTGAAGCACCTCCGGACGGCCCAGCCCACCGAGCCAGTCAGTCTGATCCTCACCGCTGGCGTCAAAGCGGAGCGGACGCTGTCCTGCCTGGCTCATGGGCTGGCCTCTACCTTCAACGCCTCCGTTCTGCACATCGATGGAACCAGCAAATCTCACCAGGACAGCGACCAGGTGAAATTGGACATCGACAGCAAGTTGCAGGTTGCGTTTGAGGGAGACCAACCCGTGGCCATTATTCACCGCTTCGAGGAACTGCCCCCAGGGTCCACCCTCATTTTTTACCGCTACTGCGACCATGAGAACGCCGCCTACAAGAAGACGTTCCTGATATTCACAGTGCTGctcagtgaagaggaggagattcCTGTGCAGAGTCGTCTGAGCGCTGTGGAGGAGATGGTGGACGACCACCTTCAGAAGAAGTTCCTCACCGACAGCCATCCAATCTCTTTTGACAGGATGGACCGTGACAAGTATGGTGGACTGTGGAGTCGCATTTCTCATCTGATCCTGCCTGTGGCAGCGGAGAGAAGAACAGAGCATGAAGGATGCCCTGCTACATAA
- the LOC105419140 gene encoding torsin-1A-interacting protein 2-like isoform X7, which produces MAAPDTNQHITDFRQEEPHLANTELPLENIDCNVEERSITPNHKDDTDDGEQQLILINGGSANETKGGETSVAQHVDHLEVSGEIMPPEPLCPDVSRCQEESSSSPQSDDRSERTLEHDQQIPEEAAEEPSLSALGDREDDQVDGQRKETLNTDNVTAQEEDEFSLEDDETTKSAQKIPDKDTLRDTGPPTQDTPEPPVPGDLERPEVSGEIMPPEPLCPDVSRCQEESSSSPQSDDRSERTLEHDQQIPEEAAEEPSLSALGDREDDQVDGQRKETLNTDNVTAQEDEFSLEDDETTKSAQKIPDKDTLRDTGPPTQDTPEPPVPGDLERPEVSGEIMPPEPLCPDVSRCQEESSSSPQSDDRSERTLEHDQQIPEEAAEEPSLSALGDREDDQVDGQRKETLNTDNVTAQEEDEFSLEDDETTKSAQKIPDKDTLRDTGPPTQDTPEPPVPGDLERPEVSGEIMPPEPLCPDVSRCQEESSSSPQSDDRSERTLEHDQQIPEEAAEEPSLSALGDREDDQVDGQRKETLNTDNVTAQEEDEFSLEDDETTKSAQKIPDKDTLRDTGPPTQDTPEPPVPGDLERPEVSGEIMPPEPLCPDVSRCQEESSSSPQSDDRSERTLEHDQQIPEEAAEEPSLSALGDREDDQVDGQRKETLNTDNVTAQEEDEFSLEDDETTKSAQKIPDKDTLRDTGPPTQDTPEPPVPGDLERPEGSGSYLKYVGVVVVVVVAILGHQLLHAETPHQKEDVQQIDIFLRRMEKLKSQFPNQRPELWTRSKIHLLKHLRTAQPTEPVSLILTAGVKAERTLSCLAHGLASTFNASVLHIDGTSKSHQDSDQVKLDIDSKLQVAFEGDQPVAIIHRFEELPPGSTLIFYRYCDHENAAYKKTFLIFTVLLSEEEEIPVQSRLSAVEEMVDDHLQKKFLTDSHPISFDRMDRDKYGGLWSRISHLILPVAAERRTEHEGCPAT; this is translated from the exons ATGGCAGCTCCAGATACCAACCAGCACATAACAG ATTTCAGGCAAGAGGAACCGCACTTGGCAAACACAGAACTTCCCTTAGAAAATATTGATTGCAACGTGGAAGAAAGGAGTATTACTCCGAATCACAAAGACG aCACTGATGATGGAGAACAACAGTTAATTTTGATCAATGGAGGCTCAGCAAATGAGACTAAGGGAGGAGAGACGAGTGTTGCTCAACATGTAGATCACTTGGAAG TCTCAGGGGAAATTATGCCTCCAGAACCCTTGTGTCCAGATGTGAGCAGAtgccaggaggaaagcagcaGCTCACCTCAGAGTGATGACAGGAGTGAGAGAACACTGGAGCACGACCAACAGATCCCAGAGG aagcagcagaggaaccaTCTCTGTCAGCactgggagacagagaggacgaTCAGGTGGATGGACAACGTAAAGAAACCCTAAATACAGACAACGTCACAGCTCAAGAGG AAGATGAATTCAGCCTTGAAGATGATGAGACCACGAAGTCTGCTCAGAAAATCCCAGATAAGGACACACTGAGGGACACGGGTCCACCCACTCAGGACACTCCTGAACCACCAGTACCAGGAGACCTGGAAAGGCCTGAAG TCTCAGGGGAAATTATGCCTCCAGAACCCTTGTGTCCAGATGTGAGCAGAtgccaggaggaaagcagcaGCTCACCTCAGAGTGATGACAGGAGTGAGAGAACACTGGAGCACGACCAACAGATCCCAGAGG aagcagcagaggaaccaTCTCTGTCAGCactgggagacagagaggacgaTCAGGTGGATGGACAACGTAAAGAAACCCTAAATACAGACAACGTCACAGCTCAAGAGG ATGAATTCAGCCTTGAAGATGATGAGACCACGAAGTCTGCTCAGAAAATCCCAGATAAGGACACACTGAGGGACACGGGTCCACCCACTCAGGACACTCCTGAACCACCAGTACCAGGAGACCTGGAAAGGCCTGAAG TCTCAGGGGAAATTATGCCTCCAGAACCCTTGTGTCCAGATGTGAGCAGAtgccaggaggaaagcagcaGCTCACCTCAGAGTGATGACAGGAGTGAGAGAACACTGGAGCACGACCAACAGATCCCAGAGG aagcagcagaggaaccaTCTCTGTCAGCactgggagacagagaggacgaTCAGGTGGATGGACAACGTAAAGAAACCCTAAATACAGACAACGTCACAGCTCAAGAGG AAGATGAATTCAGCCTTGAAGATGATGAGACCACGAAGTCTGCTCAGAAAATCCCAGATAAGGACACACTGAGGGACACGGGTCCACCCACTCAGGACACTCCTGAACCACCAGTACCAGGAGACCTGGAAAGGCCTGAAG TCTCAGGGGAAATTATGCCTCCAGAACCCTTGTGTCCAGATGTGAGCAGAtgccaggaggaaagcagcaGCTCACCTCAGAGTGATGACAGGAGTGAGAGAACACTGGAGCACGACCAACAGATCCCAGAGG aagcagcagaggaaccaTCTCTGTCAGCactgggagacagagaggacgaTCAGGTGGATGGACAACGTAAAGAAACCCTAAATACAGACAACGTCACAGCTCAAGAGG AAGATGAATTCAGCCTTGAAGATGATGAGACCACGAAGTCTGCTCAGAAAATCCCAGATAAGGACACACTGAGGGACACGGGTCCACCCACTCAGGACACTCCTGAACCACCAGTACCAGGAGACCTGGAAAGGCCTGAAG TCTCAGGGGAAATTATGCCTCCAGAACCCTTGTGTCCAGATGTGAGCAGAtgccaggaggaaagcagcaGCTCACCTCAGAGTGATGACAGGAGTGAGAGAACACTGGAGCACGACCAACAGATCCCAGAGG aagcagcagaggaaccaTCTCTGTCAGCactgggagacagagaggacgaTCAGGTGGATGGACAACGTAAAGAAACCCTAAATACAGACAACGTCACAGCTCAAGAGG AAGATGAATTCAGCCTTGAAGATGATGAGACCACGAAGTCTGCTCAGAAAATCCCAGATAAGGACACACTGAGGGACACGGGTCCACCCACTCAGGACACTCCTGAACCACCAGTACCAGGAGACCTGGAAAGGCCTGAAG GAAGTGGAAGCTACCTAAAATATGTGGGTGTGGTGGTAGTCGTAGTTGTTGCCATCCTGGGGCATCAGCTTCTCCATGCAGAGACGCCCCACCAGAAAGAGGACGTGCAACAGATAGACATTTTCCTTCGAAGGATGGAAAAATTAAAGAGCCAGTTTCCTAACCAGCGTCCTGAGCTGTGGACCAGGAGCAAGATCCATCTGTTGAAGCACCTCCGGACGGCCCAGCCCACCGAGCCAGTCAGTCTGATCCTCACCGCTGGCGTCAAAGCGGAGCGGACGCTGTCCTGCCTGGCTCATGGGCTGGCCTCTACCTTCAACGCCTCCGTTCTGCACATCGATGGAACCAGCAAATCTCACCAGGACAGCGACCAGGTGAAATTGGACATCGACAGCAAGTTGCAGGTTGCGTTTGAGGGAGACCAACCCGTGGCCATTATTCACCGCTTCGAGGAACTGCCCCCAGGGTCCACCCTCATTTTTTACCGCTACTGCGACCATGAGAACGCCGCCTACAAGAAGACGTTCCTGATATTCACAGTGCTGctcagtgaagaggaggagattcCTGTGCAGAGTCGTCTGAGCGCTGTGGAGGAGATGGTGGACGACCACCTTCAGAAGAAGTTCCTCACCGACAGCCATCCAATCTCTTTTGACAGGATGGACCGTGACAAGTATGGTGGACTGTGGAGTCGCATTTCTCATCTGATCCTGCCTGTGGCAGCGGAGAGAAGAACAGAGCATGAAGGATGCCCTGCTACATAA
- the LOC105419140 gene encoding torsin-1A-interacting protein 2-like isoform X35, whose translation MAAPDTNQHITDFRQEEPHLANTELPLENIDCNVEERSITPNHKDDTDDGEQQLILINGGSANETKGGETSVAQHVDHLEVSGEIMPPEPLCPDVSRCQEESSSSPQSDDRSERTLEHDQQIPEEAAEEPSLSALGDREDDQVDGQRKETLNTDNVTAQEEDEFSLEDDETTKSAQKIPDKDTLRDTGPPTQDTPEPPVPGDLERPEVSGEIMPPEPLCPDVSRCQEESSSSPQSDDRSERTLEHDQQIPEEAAEEPSLSALGDREDDQVDGQRKETLNTDNVTAQEEDEFSLEDDETTKSAQKIPDKDTLRDTGPPTQDTPEPPVPGDLERPEDVSRCQEESSSSPQSDDRSERTLEHDQQIPEEAAEEPSLSALGDREDDQVDGQRKETLNTDNVTAQEEDEFSLEDDETTKSAQKIPDKDTLRDTGPPTQDTPEPPVPGDLERPEVSGEIMPPEPLCPDVSRCQEESSSSPQSDDRSERTLEHDQQIPEEAAEEPSLSALGDREDDQVDGQRKETLNTDNVTAQEEDEFSLEDDETTKSAQKIPDKDTLRDTGPPTQDTPEPPVPGDLERPEVSGEIMPPEPLCPDVSRCQEESSSSPQSDDRSERTLEHDQQIPEEAAEEPSLSALGDREDDQVDGQRKETLNTDNVTAQEEDEFSLEDDETTKSAQKIPDKDTLRDTGPPTQDTPEPPVPGDLERPEGSGSYLKYVGVVVVVVVAILGHQLLHAETPHQKEDVQQIDIFLRRMEKLKSQFPNQRPELWTRSKIHLLKHLRTAQPTEPVSLILTAGVKAERTLSCLAHGLASTFNASVLHIDGTSKSHQDSDQVKLDIDSKLQVAFEGDQPVAIIHRFEELPPGSTLIFYRYCDHENAAYKKTFLIFTVLLSEEEEIPVQSRLSAVEEMVDDHLQKKFLTDSHPISFDRMDRDKYGGLWSRISHLILPVAAERRTEHEGCPAT comes from the exons ATGGCAGCTCCAGATACCAACCAGCACATAACAG ATTTCAGGCAAGAGGAACCGCACTTGGCAAACACAGAACTTCCCTTAGAAAATATTGATTGCAACGTGGAAGAAAGGAGTATTACTCCGAATCACAAAGACG aCACTGATGATGGAGAACAACAGTTAATTTTGATCAATGGAGGCTCAGCAAATGAGACTAAGGGAGGAGAGACGAGTGTTGCTCAACATGTAGATCACTTGGAAG TCTCAGGGGAAATTATGCCTCCAGAACCCTTGTGTCCAGATGTGAGCAGAtgccaggaggaaagcagcaGCTCACCTCAGAGTGATGACAGGAGTGAGAGAACACTGGAGCACGACCAACAGATCCCAGAGG aagcagcagaggaaccaTCTCTGTCAGCactgggagacagagaggacgaTCAGGTGGATGGACAACGTAAAGAAACCCTAAATACAGACAACGTCACAGCTCAAGAGG AAGATGAATTCAGCCTTGAAGATGATGAGACCACGAAGTCTGCTCAGAAAATCCCAGATAAGGACACACTGAGGGACACGGGTCCACCCACTCAGGACACTCCTGAACCACCAGTACCAGGAGACCTGGAAAGGCCTGAAG TCTCAGGGGAAATTATGCCTCCAGAACCCTTGTGTCCAGATGTGAGCAGAtgccaggaggaaagcagcaGCTCACCTCAGAGTGATGACAGGAGTGAGAGAACACTGGAGCACGACCAACAGATCCCAGAGG aagcagcagaggaaccaTCTCTGTCAGCactgggagacagagaggacgaTCAGGTGGATGGACAACGTAAAGAAACCCTAAATACAGACAACGTCACAGCTCAAGAGG AAGATGAATTCAGCCTTGAAGATGATGAGACCACGAAGTCTGCTCAGAAAATCCCAGATAAGGACACACTGAGGGACACGGGTCCACCCACTCAGGACACTCCTGAACCACCAGTACCAGGAGACCTGGAAAGGCCTGAAG ATGTGAGCAGAtgccaggaggaaagcagcaGCTCACCTCAGAGTGATGACAGGAGTGAGAGAACACTGGAGCACGACCAACAGATCCCAGAGG aagcagcagaggaaccaTCTCTGTCAGCactgggagacagagaggacgaTCAGGTGGATGGACAACGTAAAGAAACCCTAAATACAGACAACGTCACAGCTCAAGAGG AAGATGAATTCAGCCTTGAAGATGATGAGACCACGAAGTCTGCTCAGAAAATCCCAGATAAGGACACACTGAGGGACACGGGTCCACCCACTCAGGACACTCCTGAACCACCAGTACCAGGAGACCTGGAAAGGCCTGAAG TCTCAGGGGAAATTATGCCTCCAGAACCCTTGTGTCCAGATGTGAGCAGAtgccaggaggaaagcagcaGCTCACCTCAGAGTGATGACAGGAGTGAGAGAACACTGGAGCACGACCAACAGATCCCAGAGG aagcagcagaggaaccaTCTCTGTCAGCactgggagacagagaggacgaTCAGGTGGATGGACAACGTAAAGAAACCCTAAATACAGACAACGTCACAGCTCAAGAGG AAGATGAATTCAGCCTTGAAGATGATGAGACCACGAAGTCTGCTCAGAAAATCCCAGATAAGGACACACTGAGGGACACGGGTCCACCCACTCAGGACACTCCTGAACCACCAGTACCAGGAGACCTGGAAAGGCCTGAAG TCTCAGGGGAAATTATGCCTCCAGAACCCTTGTGTCCAGATGTGAGCAGAtgccaggaggaaagcagcaGCTCACCTCAGAGTGATGACAGGAGTGAGAGAACACTGGAGCACGACCAACAGATCCCAGAGG aagcagcagaggaaccaTCTCTGTCAGCactgggagacagagaggacgaTCAGGTGGATGGACAACGTAAAGAAACCCTAAATACAGACAACGTCACAGCTCAAGAGG AAGATGAATTCAGCCTTGAAGATGATGAGACCACGAAGTCTGCTCAGAAAATCCCAGATAAGGACACACTGAGGGACACGGGTCCACCCACTCAGGACACTCCTGAACCACCAGTACCAGGAGACCTGGAAAGGCCTGAAG GAAGTGGAAGCTACCTAAAATATGTGGGTGTGGTGGTAGTCGTAGTTGTTGCCATCCTGGGGCATCAGCTTCTCCATGCAGAGACGCCCCACCAGAAAGAGGACGTGCAACAGATAGACATTTTCCTTCGAAGGATGGAAAAATTAAAGAGCCAGTTTCCTAACCAGCGTCCTGAGCTGTGGACCAGGAGCAAGATCCATCTGTTGAAGCACCTCCGGACGGCCCAGCCCACCGAGCCAGTCAGTCTGATCCTCACCGCTGGCGTCAAAGCGGAGCGGACGCTGTCCTGCCTGGCTCATGGGCTGGCCTCTACCTTCAACGCCTCCGTTCTGCACATCGATGGAACCAGCAAATCTCACCAGGACAGCGACCAGGTGAAATTGGACATCGACAGCAAGTTGCAGGTTGCGTTTGAGGGAGACCAACCCGTGGCCATTATTCACCGCTTCGAGGAACTGCCCCCAGGGTCCACCCTCATTTTTTACCGCTACTGCGACCATGAGAACGCCGCCTACAAGAAGACGTTCCTGATATTCACAGTGCTGctcagtgaagaggaggagattcCTGTGCAGAGTCGTCTGAGCGCTGTGGAGGAGATGGTGGACGACCACCTTCAGAAGAAGTTCCTCACCGACAGCCATCCAATCTCTTTTGACAGGATGGACCGTGACAAGTATGGTGGACTGTGGAGTCGCATTTCTCATCTGATCCTGCCTGTGGCAGCGGAGAGAAGAACAGAGCATGAAGGATGCCCTGCTACATAA